The Chitinophaga sp. H8 region ATCTACCAGCTCACAATTGATTTAAAAAAAGCTGCATATCTCCCGCAGTAGCGGCTTTATACAACAATGCCTGCCAGATACCATTGTAAGCAATATCACGGTCTGTTTCTGCCCTGTTGATATTATACAGTGCCTGCGACAGATCTGCTATATTTGATAACCCGTTTTCATACAGCGTACTCTTTTGCAGATAAGCATCACTAGCCGCTTTAAGTCCTGCGGGTACTTCCCGGTACTTGCGTACTGCATTCGCCAGCTGCTGTTCAGACAATTCCAGCTGATGCTGCAACCTGCTGTATACCAGATTGTATTCATGCTTCAGCCCTTCGGTATTATACTGCTGCCTCGCCACCTGCGTATGCGTGCGTACCAGATCGGTCACTGTCCATGATAAATTCAGGCCCAGCAAATAGTTGGATACCGTAGGATGTACGCCATTCCAATATCCCTGGTTAAAATGATCGGGGTGAGCAGCGCCATAATCATATTCAAATCCGGATGCACGCGATTGAAACACTCCTACCAACGTAAGCCTGGGCATTACATTTTTTGCCAGGAAATGTTTATTGGCATCACTTAACTGAATACGGCTATCGTATAACCGCAATAGTGGTTGCTGTTTGATATCCGTAACTGCCGGCTGCTGTTCCAGCAATGGGGCAGGTACTTTTATAACGAAGGAAGTGTCCAGCACAAAGTTTTGTGGCGGTACATCCATCATTTCAGCCAGCTTATTACCCTGTGCATCTTCGTAGTTCTGTGCATCTATCAGGGATAGTTTAGCTTTGGATACTTCGGCGTTGGCAATGGAACTGTCTACACCTGCGTTCAATCCGTTGAGGGCGCGGTTTACAATGATCTGCTGCAGATCCTGTGCACGGTGCAGATTGGCTTCCATAGACTTGCGCAAGCGCTGTGCGGCCAGCAGATTAAGATAAGCACCGGCAATTTTTACCTGCTGTTCAAATTTCTCCTGCTCTAGGTCTGCATTGCTGGTATTGAGTTGTTGCTTTGCCATATCTACCTTGGCATGGAGCCGTCCAAAAGTGACGAGATCCCAGGTAACATTAGCCAGGTAAATTCCGCCAAAAGCAGCATTCCAGTTTTGTGAAGACAACGCTGCTCCGGAAGAAGCCGTGCTCCATCCTTTGTAACCAAACAACGGACCGTTTTGCCCGTTTACAGTACCATAACTGTTCTGTGCAGCCAGGTTCAGATCTGGTAAAAACTCCTGCCGGGTAGCTGTTACATTGGCTGCTGCCGCCTTGGCATAATTTTCCTTTGCCTTTACTGACTGATAATTATTGAGTCCTGTTTGCAGGGCATTTTGTAAAGTAAGTGGTGACGTTTGAGCCACCGCAACAGCTATGCCACCTCCTGTCAGTATCACTAACAGGCCAAGCGATTTACGAATGTTCATACAAGTTTATCAATGATGGGTCTGCAACAATGATTTACAGGGGGAACTGAATTTTTCTGTTTTTCTCTGCTACACTAT contains the following coding sequences:
- a CDS encoding TolC family protein; the protein is MNIRKSLGLLVILTGGGIAVAVAQTSPLTLQNALQTGLNNYQSVKAKENYAKAAAANVTATRQEFLPDLNLAAQNSYGTVNGQNGPLFGYKGWSTASSGAALSSQNWNAAFGGIYLANVTWDLVTFGRLHAKVDMAKQQLNTSNADLEQEKFEQQVKIAGAYLNLLAAQRLRKSMEANLHRAQDLQQIIVNRALNGLNAGVDSSIANAEVSKAKLSLIDAQNYEDAQGNKLAEMMDVPPQNFVLDTSFVIKVPAPLLEQQPAVTDIKQQPLLRLYDSRIQLSDANKHFLAKNVMPRLTLVGVFQSRASGFEYDYGAAHPDHFNQGYWNGVHPTVSNYLLGLNLSWTVTDLVRTHTQVARQQYNTEGLKHEYNLVYSRLQHQLELSEQQLANAVRKYREVPAGLKAASDAYLQKSTLYENGLSNIADLSQALYNINRAETDRDIAYNGIWQALLYKAATAGDMQLFLNQL